tttacagagtgagtcctGGGACAGCCTGTCTGGGATTTGAAAGAGaaaacttgtcttaaaaaaccaaaaccaggctggagagatggctcagtggttaagagcactgacagcccttccagaggtcctgagttcagttcccagctaccacatggtggctcacaaccatctataatgggatctgatgccctcttctggtgtgtctgaagacagcaacagtgtactcatacacataaaataaataagcatttaaaaaaaaaaaacaaaaaacaaaaacaaacaaacaaaaaaaaaaccaaaccctaaaTGAAACGGTATGAAGATGACTAGTCTGGGATAATGCTTCATctgaagcgggggtgggggggggtggggggggctgcGGAATAAAAAGGTCTTattagttatatttatttaaaatgacttcTATTTTATGAACAGTAGCTGACAGGGCAAGTTAGAACATTTAGATCCCTTAAGAACATTCAAGATATAATACCCAGTTGTTACTGAGATGAGCAACACAAGGATATATAAAACATATGACACTAAACAGTGTAGGTGCGGCATGCCCTAAAAGGCCACTTAGTAGGAAGTGCCCTGCAGATAGAAGACATCCAGAACAACAAGCCATGAAACAAAACTTCAGTCCTATGACTCGGACCAGGATTCTGACTCTGACTCTTCTGACGAACTCCCTGGAGATACTGCTTCTTGTACTTCAGACCAGAGGTAGGCGATGAACATTAGAACACACAGTAAAACGATGAGAAATATAGGGATCACAAGCAGCAGCACTTTCAGGTTTACCTCGTCATCCTCCATCGTAGCATCCTGACTCTCCTCAAATGTGATAAGACTCAAGTTTCGATCAGTCACCTTACCAACAGGACCGCTGTCCACACTCCCCCCATTTCCTGGGCTGCTGCAGTCAGGAGGGGCAAAGCCAGCATTACAGTGACAGTGCTTTAAATTGTTGCACACACCATTCCCATGACACATTTCCTGTGGCTCACAGTCATACTGGAGCACCCCATGACTAGTGCAGATGTACTCCATGCAGACTTTGTTAGGAGCACAGTAGGTGCCACTCTGCACATCTCCATAGTCAGGAATATCAGTAATGTTATAGGCATCCATACTCCAACACCAGTCATCCCCATAAGGAACCTGGAGGAGTGAGTGCAGGGGTTTGACTTGTGGCAAGTATCTAACATCTGTACATACCAGTTTCCCACAAAATACATCCTCATCGGAACATGTTTCATATCTTAAGGTAGCCGAGGTGGGATGTCCACAGTTTCCAAACCGGTTCGCTTTAGTATTAACTGCAATGTAACATTCCTCAGGGGCAGATCTTGCAGGATACCCATAGATTCTTGAGCATTGCTTATCAGGGTTCTTACACCAACCCCCAGAGCAGTAGTAAATCCTATCACATTGTGTGCCATCCTGCATGTAGCTGTTTGCAGGGCATTCTTGAGAATTGCCATTACAGTACTCGGGAAGGTCACACACGTCTTCAGCAGGGCGACATAAGCTCCCTCTCTTCTTGAATGTACATTGGTAGCAGCAGAGTCCCTCACTGCACTGTGCACCCTCCTTCAGTGTACATGCTGGCCCACAGCATGGGTGGCTGTCACAGGCACTACCGCAGTCACACTCCTCCGGATCCTCCACCACACCATTTCCACAGCGGGCATCTCTGCGCTTGCGGCTCTGGCGCCAAGGCTCGTCAAGCAGGCAGGCCCCTCTGTGCTCGTGGAGGAAATGGAGGAAGTGGTCAGAGCTGCAGTTGCTGAAGCCACTGTCCTTCCTGATCTTCTCATGCATGAGGCACAAGTGCTTAGGACCACAGATGCAGCTCGGGTGGTCGTGCTGGATACCCAGGTTGTGCCCGAGCTCGTGGGCCATGAGCGCGGCAAACAGGAAGACATCTTCATGATGGAAGGCCTCCACAGCCGCCGCAAACTCATCCGAACAGGCACCATCGAGAAACGCCTGGCCCTCGTTCTCTCCTGGGCGATGCCCAACAATCAAGTGTGCCACATCATGCCTGACCCGGCCCACGagtttctcctgtctccagaagTTGAAATTCCTGAGTGTAGCCTCCAGGTCCACCGGGACTTCTATCGGGTCCCCCTCTGTCCACACTTCCAGGCCCACCAGCACCACCTCTGTGTTTATTCCCCTAGTGAAGCTGTTGGCCAGAGCAATGATATCCACTACTGCCTGGACCGTCTTGTTGACATTACTGCCCCACATCTGGAACCGCTGCTGGTTGACCACAACAAACATCTCCACATACTTGGTGTATGACCACAAGTCAGACAGAACCAGTAGGTCATCGGGCATCCTGCTCCTTTGTTGGTGGCTGGTGTTCCCCAGGCTGTCTTTAGGAGTGACACTGCAGGAGACCACAGGCTGATGTGCCATGGTGTAGAGGACATGTTCAAAGGTTTGGGAAGAGAGCATGGGCTCAATGCCATAGGATGTTTCCTCTTTAATCAAGACTCCCCTGAGGCCTGAACAGATGTTGACAGAAACAAAGGAGCCTGGCACCCCTTCCATGTAGCCTTCATAGTGGCagtcctgggagaggagaggcaTTTCTTGCCCCAGGATGCCATTGTGGTAACTGTAGACTGGGAAGTTATTCTCAGAGTAGTGTCCCTTTACCTCGAGGTGAAGCAGCTGCTTTTGGCCTTGCATCAACAGCATGTAGGATACCTTCCCTCCAGGATCTTCACTCCCCTTGCCTGGCAGTCTCTTGGGGATGACTGTTTCATAGGAAGAATTATATACAGATCCTATGTCACAGAATGTGCTCGGGAGAAGAATCAGTAGCACCAAGATCCCTACTCTGACAGATGTGTGTCCTGGCACTAGTCTCAGACC
This portion of the Arvicanthis niloticus isolate mArvNil1 chromosome 24, mArvNil1.pat.X, whole genome shotgun sequence genome encodes:
- the LOC143437717 gene encoding disintegrin and metalloproteinase domain-containing protein 1a translates to MSVRGFASGLSSLQIRQVTLKEAKLTPHIWAVQHWNLGLRLVPGHTSVRVGILVLLILLPSTFCDIGSVYNSSYETVIPKRLPGKGSEDPGGKVSYMLLMQGQKQLLHLEVKGHYSENNFPVYSYHNGILGQEMPLLSQDCHYEGYMEGVPGSFVSVNICSGLRGVLIKEETSYGIEPMLSSQTFEHVLYTMAHQPVVSCSVTPKDSLGNTSHQQRSRMPDDLLVLSDLWSYTKYVEMFVVVNQQRFQMWGSNVNKTVQAVVDIIALANSFTRGINTEVVLVGLEVWTEGDPIEVPVDLEATLRNFNFWRQEKLVGRVRHDVAHLIVGHRPGENEGQAFLDGACSDEFAAAVEAFHHEDVFLFAALMAHELGHNLGIQHDHPSCICGPKHLCLMHEKIRKDSGFSNCSSDHFLHFLHEHRGACLLDEPWRQSRKRRDARCGNGVVEDPEECDCGSACDSHPCCGPACTLKEGAQCSEGLCCYQCTFKKRGSLCRPAEDVCDLPEYCNGNSQECPANSYMQDGTQCDRIYYCSGGWCKNPDKQCSRIYGYPARSAPEECYIAVNTKANRFGNCGHPTSATLRYETCSDEDVFCGKLVCTDVRYLPQVKPLHSLLQVPYGDDWCWSMDAYNITDIPDYGDVQSGTYCAPNKVCMEYICTSHGVLQYDCEPQEMCHGNGVCNNLKHCHCNAGFAPPDCSSPGNGGSVDSGPVGKVTDRNLSLITFEESQDATMEDDEVNLKVLLLVIPIFLIVLLCVLMFIAYLWSEVQEAVSPGSSSEESESESWSES